A single Natrinema pellirubrum DSM 15624 DNA region contains:
- a CDS encoding phytoene/squalene synthase family protein: MQQEHIDAGKAIQKRTGKTFYLATRFLPERVRHATHVLYAFFRIADEVVDDAAGVDPAQQRAQLEELREQALGDREPDGPVLEAFVELRERYGISDHEVDVFIDAMATDIDTHRYETYADLESYMRGSAAAVGVMMTAIMEPEAEETAIPHAVTLGEAFQMTNFLRDVREDVIERDRIYIPQETLREHGVDPAQVERLEHSESFAAAMEAELKRTEDLYREGVAGIRYLPEDCQLPVLLAAVLYAEHHSLIRAQEYDVLSAEPSLSTARKLWCLAKTRWHWHWNRDPEAVFQRVSAVPTREPSRHGPEHGDGIPTR; this comes from the coding sequence ATGCAACAGGAACACATCGACGCAGGCAAGGCGATACAGAAGCGGACCGGGAAGACGTTCTATCTCGCGACGCGGTTTCTCCCCGAGCGAGTGCGACACGCCACGCACGTCCTCTACGCGTTCTTTCGGATCGCCGACGAGGTCGTCGACGACGCCGCGGGCGTCGACCCGGCCCAACAGCGCGCACAACTCGAGGAACTCCGGGAACAGGCACTGGGCGACCGCGAGCCTGACGGTCCGGTCCTCGAGGCGTTCGTCGAGCTTCGGGAGCGATACGGCATCAGCGACCACGAGGTCGACGTCTTCATCGACGCGATGGCGACGGACATCGACACCCACCGGTACGAGACCTACGCGGACCTGGAGTCGTACATGCGCGGGTCGGCGGCTGCGGTCGGCGTGATGATGACCGCCATCATGGAGCCCGAGGCCGAGGAGACGGCGATCCCCCACGCGGTAACACTCGGCGAGGCGTTCCAGATGACGAACTTCCTGCGGGACGTTCGGGAAGACGTCATCGAGCGGGATCGGATCTACATCCCACAGGAGACGCTTCGCGAACACGGCGTCGATCCGGCGCAGGTCGAACGCCTCGAACACTCCGAGTCGTTCGCGGCGGCGATGGAGGCCGAACTCAAACGAACCGAGGACCTCTACCGTGAAGGGGTCGCCGGCATCCGGTATCTCCCCGAGGACTGCCAGCTGCCCGTGTTGCTGGCGGCGGTCCTCTATGCGGAACACCACTCGCTCATCCGCGCCCAGGAGTACGATGTCCTCTCCGCCGAGCCGTCGCTGTCGACGGCTCGGAAGCTGTGGTGTCTCGCGAAGACGCGCTGGCACTGGCACTGGAACCGGGATCCGGAAGCGGTGTTCCAGCGGGTGTCGGCAGTGCCGACCCGCGAGCCCAGCCGTCACGGGCCCGAACACGGCGACGGTATCCCGACGCGGTAG